A single window of Nyctibius grandis isolate bNycGra1 chromosome 16, bNycGra1.pri, whole genome shotgun sequence DNA harbors:
- the ENTR1 gene encoding endosome-associated-trafficking regulator 1 codes for MAAGGLPEAGPVELNPFSFREFVRSKARSGEEAGGARQAARPGLSPLGPLVFPDPAPPGEAEEDEEEWSGSYQPLAVEQAHLAAAGPASPPAGSFFSEDPSVASLGAPPGPGFPSLRQPSYEELKEENSSLRSKINKLQIFSETQAEKMRKLEKKLEENKIKEEKEARDLEAMVQHVEQNLQLMTKRAVKAENSATKLKQENALLQVQLKNYKTENEALRSGQSASLAVVKQNADLALQNLLAVITNSRSSIKQLVSGAESLQLVADLLQSIDRISELSGDGQ; via the exons ATGGCGGCCGGGGGGCTGCCGGAGGCGGGTCCGGTCGAGCTCAACCCCTTCTCCTTCCGCGAGTTCGTCCGCAGCAAGGCCCGGAGCGGCGAGGAGGCGGGCGGTGCCCGCCAG gcggcgcggcccggcctgAGCCCCCTTGGCCCGCTCGTATTCCCGGATCCGGCGCCTCCcggagaggcagaggaggacgaggaggaatgGAGCGGGAGCTACCAGCCCTTGGCCGTGGAACAGGCCCACCTCGCCGCCGCGGGCCCCGCCTCGCCCCCCGCCGGCTCCTTCTTCAGCGAGGACCCGAGCGTGGCCTCCCTCGgagcccccccggggccgggcttTCCCTCCCTGCGGCAGCCCAGCTACGAGGAG cTAAAAGAAGAGAATTCCAGCTTGAGAAGCAAGATCAATAAGCTTCAGATTTTCTCTGAAACTCAAGCAGAAAA GATGAGGAAGCTTGAAAAAAAgcttgaggaaaacaaaattaaagaagaaaaggaagcacGGGATTTGGAAGCAATGGTGCAGCACGTGGAACAAAATCTCCAGCTGATGACG aaacgGGCtgttaaagcagaaaacagtgctacaaaactgaaacaggaaaatgcGTTACTTCAG GTTCAGCTGAAGAATTACAAGACAGAGAATGAAGCCCTGAGGTCAGGCCAGTCGGCGAGTCTGGCCGTGGTGAAGCAGAACGCAGACCTTGCCTTGCAGAACCTGCTCGCGGTTATCACAAACTCCCGGTCGTCAATAAA GCAGCTGGTTTCGGGAGCAGAATCACTGCAGCTCGTCGCTGACCTCCTCCAATCAATAGACAGAATTTCTGAGCTATCAGGAGATGGACAGTAA
- the PMPCA gene encoding mitochondrial-processing peptidase subunit alpha, with product MAVAMAWLRRGAWGPARRCGLAAGRSYSGGGAYPSVSLTCPLPGVPKAVFAAAEGRERFETRVTVLENGLRVASQNKFGQFCTVGLLINSGSRHEAKYLSGISHFLEKLAFSSTAQFGSKDEILLTLEKHGGICDCQASRDTIMYAVSADAKGLDTVVNLLADVVLQPRLSDEEIEMTRAAIRFELEDLNMRPDPEPLLTEMIHAAAYRNNTVGLNRYCPVENTDKINREVLHSYLHNYYTPDRMVLAGVGIEHEQLVECARKHLLGAEPVWGSGQSKDVDRSVAQYTGGIVKVEKDMSDVSLGPTPIPELTHIMIGLESCSFLEEDFIPFAVLNMMMGGGGSFSAGGPGKGMFTRLYLNVLNRHHWMYNATSYHHSYEDTGLLCIHASADPKQVREMVEIITREFILMAGAVGEVELERAKTQLKSMLMMNLESRPVIFEDVGRQVLATNTRKLPHELCDLISQVKSADIKRVVTKMLHKKPAVAALGDLTDLPTYEHIQAALSSKDGRLPRMYRLFR from the exons ATGGCGGTCGCCATGGCGTGGCTGCGGCGGGGCGCCtggggcccggcccggcg GTGCGGGCTGGCGGCCGGCCGGAGCtacagcggcggcggcgcctaCCCCAGCGTGTCGCTGACGTGCCCGCTGCCCGGCGTGCCCAAGGCGGTCTTCGCGGCGGCCGAGGGCCGGGAGCGATTCGAGACGCGGGTGACGGTGCTGGAGAACGGGCTGCGCGTCGCCTCGCAGAACAAGTTCGGGCAGTTCTGCACCGTGGGCC TTCTTATAAATTCGGGATCAAGACATGAAGCGAAATACCTCAGCGGCATCTCTCACTTCTTGGAAAAGCTGGCCTTCTCC TCCACAGCTCAGTTTGGCAGCAAAGATGAGATTCTCCTCACCTTAGAAAAGCACGGGGGCATTTGTGACTGCCAGGCATCCAG GGACACCATAATGTACGCTGTTTCTGCTGATGCCAAAGGCCTGGACACGGTGGTCAACTTGCTGGCTGATGTAGTGCTACAGCCCAGGTTATCAG ATGAAGAAATTGAGATGACTCGAGCAGCGATACGATTTGAGCTTGAAGACTTGAACATGAGACCTGATCCAgagcctctcctcacagaaaTGATCCATGCG GCAGCCTACAGAAACAATACAGTTGGACTGAACAGGTACTGCCCAGTGGAAAACACTGACAAAATTAATCGAGAAGTCCTGCATTCGTACCTGCACAACTACTACACACCAGACAGGATGGTGCTTGCCGGGGTGGGAATCGAGCACGAGCAGTTGGTGGAGTGTGCAAGGAAACATCTGCTTGGAGCGGAGCCAGTGTGGGGCAGTGGGCAGAGCAAGGATGTGGACAGATCTGTGGCTCAGTACACAGGAGGCATTGTCAAG GTTGAAAAAGATATGTCAGATGTGAGTCTGGGCCCCACTCCCATCCCAGAGCTTACCCATATCATGATTGGGTTAGAAAGCTGCTCGTTTTTA GAGGAAGATTTCATTCCCTTTGCGGTATTAAACATGATGATGGGAGGTGGTGGCTCTTTTTCAGCTGGAGGACCTGGCAAGGGCATGTTCACCCGACTGTATCTCAATGTGCTCAACAG GCACCACTGGATGTATAATGCAACCTCTTACCACCACAGTTATGAGGATACAGGTCTCCTGTGTATACATGCCAGTGCAGATCCAAAACAG GTTCGAGAGATGGTGGAAATCATCACAAGAGAATTCATCCTAATGGCAGGAGCAGTGGGAGAG GTAGAACTTGAGCGAGCAAAGACGCAGCTGAAGTCCATGCTCATGATGAACCTTGAGTCTCGGCCAGTTATCTTTGAAGATGTGGGAAGGCAAGTGTTGGCAACAAACACAAGGAAGCTACCTCATGAGCTCTGTGACCTGATCA gtCAGGTGAAATCTGCTGATATCAAGAGAGTGGTCACTAAGATGCTTCATAAAAAGCCAGCTGTGGCTGCACTGGGTGACTTGACAGATTTGCCCACTTATGAACACATCCAGGCAGCGCTTTCCAGTAAGGATGGGCGACTCCCGCGGATGTACCGACTCTTCCGATAA
- the INPP5E gene encoding phosphatidylinositol polyphosphate 5-phosphatase type IV isoform X2 produces MSTPNGFPQLSGASVTQSTEGGAVQDLHAKKAGKAAKKEASGNGVLTFVDPPSTSLNETLKLLPDELKANMKIKLITPRPPQKPRLERAASLDEKSWRRWRKFRTSQESLTDPNETSSSNGSLQEASLSPPIRGRASPCHQCCQQDSLHSLPDASEASPVGKSRGGTADLGKRASEISSAFGGLLRGKPFPGGKPRLSQIMPARPLPPMELNVASHTLRTANRIDSDCMDYQHYSQHKFGRVSSSLSDTRLHGNGMVYDNCSTDSMKSTFSLLTPIRSKDVRSRSYLEGSLLANGALLGAEELSRYFPDRNIGIFVATWNMQGQKELPVNLDDFLLPTDPDYAQDMYVIGVQEGCPDRREWEIRLQETLGPHYVMLYSAAHGVLYMSVFIRRDLIWFCSVEYATVTTRIVSQIKTKGALGICFTFFGTSFLFITSHFTSGDSKVNERKLDYNKTIQALTLPKNVPDTNPYRSSSSDVTTRFDEVFWFGDFNFRLNKDRETVDAILSQNPETNVSKLLAYDQLISEMSRGSIFKGFQEADINFHPSYKFDIGKDSYDTTSKQRTPSYTDRVVYRSRYRDDIHAVKYSSCPVIKTSDHRPVFALFRVKVRPGRDNIPLAAGQFDRELYLIGIKRRITRELQKRREQKDQKSSSVCSVS; encoded by the exons ATGAGTACTCCAAACGGATTTCCGCAGCTCTCAGGGGCGTCTGTGACTCAGAGCACGGAGGGTGGAGCAGTACAGGACCTGCACGCTAAAAAAGCTGGCAAAGCAGCGAAGAAGGAGGCCAGTGGCAATGGGGTGCTTACCTTTGTAGATCCTCCAAGCACCTCATTAAATGAAACCTTAAAGCTTCTACCGGATGAACTCAAAGctaatatgaaaattaaattgatCACTCCAAGGCCTCCTCAGAAACCCCGTCTGGAACGTGCTGCATCTCTGGATGAGAAAagctggaggaggtggaggaagtTTAGAACGAGTCAGGAAAGTCTGACTGATCCCAATGAGACAAGTTCCTCAAATGGTTCTCTGCAGGAAGCATCCCTCAGCCCTCCCATCAGGGGCAGGGCAAGCCCTTGCCATCAGTGCTGCCAGCAGGATTCCTTGCACAGTTTACCAGACGCCTCGGAAGCCAGTCCTGTggggaagagcagaggaggCACCGCCGACCTGGGGAAACGAGCCTCCGAGATCTCCAGTGCCTTTGGTGGGCTCCTGCGGGGGAAACCATTCCCAGGCGGCAAACCCCGGCTGTCCCAAATAATGCCGGCTCGACCTCTGCCGCCCATGGAGCTCAACGTGGCCTCTCACACACTGAGGACAGCTAATAGGATTGACTCAGATTGCATGGattatcaacattattctcagcACAAGTTTGGGAGGGTGAGCAGCAGCTTGAGCGATACCAGGCTACATGGCAACGGGATGGTCTATGATAATTGCTCCACAGACTCCATGAAATCCACGTTCAGCCTGCTCACTCCCATCCGCTCCAAGGATGTTCGAAGCAG AAGCTACTTGGAAGGCAGCCTTCTGGCGAATGGTGCCTTACTGGGAGCAGAAGAACTTAGCAGATATTTCCCTGATCGGAATATTGGAATTTTTGTGGCCACCTGGAACATGCAGGGTCAGAAG gaACTTCCAGTGAATCTGGATGACTTCTTATTACCAACAGATCCTGACTATGCCCAGGACATGTATGTCATTGGGGTTCAAGAAGGCTGTCCAGACAG AAGAGAGTGGGAGATCCGCCTGCAAGAGACGCTGGGCCCCCACTACGTCATGCTCTACTCTGCTGCACACGGGGTGCTCTACATGTCGGTCTTCATTCGGAGGGACCTGATCTGGTTCTGCTCAG TGGAGTATGCCACGGTGACAACTCGAATCGTATCACAGATCAAAACCAAGGGAGCTCTGGGAATCTGCTTCACCTTTTTTGGGACCTCCTTTCTCTTCATCACCTCCCACTTCACAT CTGGGGACAGTAAGGTGAACGAGAGGAAACTGGACTACAATAAAACCATTCAAGCCCTTACACTTCCCAAGAACGTTCCGGACACAAACCCGTATCGATCCAGTTCTA GTGATGTCACAACTCGCTTTGATGAAGTGTTCTGGTTTGGTGACTTCAACTTCCGACTCAATAAGGACCGTGAGACCGTGGATGCCATCTTGAGCCAGAACCCAGAAACAAACGTGTCCAAGCTGCTGGCCTATGACCAGCTTATTAGTGAAATGAGTCGGG GGTCTATTTTCAAAGGATTCCAAGAGGCTGACATTAATTTCCATCCTTCCTACAAGTTTGACATAGGGAAGGACAGCTATGACACCACTTCCAAACAAAGGACTCCTTCCTACACG gATCGAGTCGTATACCGCAGTCGGTACCGAGATGACATCCACGCTGTCAAGTACTCCTCTTGTCCTGTGATCAAAACTTCAGACCATCGGCCTGTGTTTGCCTTGTTCCGTGTGAAAGTGAGGCCTGGCAGAGACAA CATTCCACTTGCTGCAGGGCAGTTTGACAGAGAACTCTATTTAATCGGAATAAAAAGGCGGATTACAAGGGAACTTCAGAAACGGCGAGAGCAAAAGGACCAAAAATCCAGCAGCGTATGTAGCGTCTCCTGA
- the INPP5E gene encoding phosphatidylinositol polyphosphate 5-phosphatase type IV isoform X1 produces the protein MSTPNGFPQLSGASVTQSTEGGAVQDLHAKKAGKAAKKEASGNGVLTFVDPPSTSLNETLKLLPDELKANMKIKLITPRPPQKPRLERAASLDEKSWRRWRKFRTSQESLTDPNETSSSNGSLQEASLSPPIRGRASPCHQCCQQDSLHSLPDASEASPVGKSRGGTADLGKRASEISSAFGGLLRGKPFPGGKPRLSQIMPARPLPPMELNVASHTLRTANRIDSDCMDYQHYSQHKFGRVSSSLSDTRLHGNGMVYDNCSTDSMKSTFSLLTPIRSKDVRSRSYLEGSLLANGALLGAEELSRYFPDRNIGIFVATWNMQGQKELPVNLDDFLLPTDPDYAQDMYVIGVQEGCPDRREWEIRLQETLGPHYVMLYSAAHGVLYMSVFIRRDLIWFCSEVEYATVTTRIVSQIKTKGALGICFTFFGTSFLFITSHFTSGDSKVNERKLDYNKTIQALTLPKNVPDTNPYRSSSSDVTTRFDEVFWFGDFNFRLNKDRETVDAILSQNPETNVSKLLAYDQLISEMSRGSIFKGFQEADINFHPSYKFDIGKDSYDTTSKQRTPSYTDRVVYRSRYRDDIHAVKYSSCPVIKTSDHRPVFALFRVKVRPGRDNIPLAAGQFDRELYLIGIKRRITRELQKRREQKDQKSSSVCSVS, from the exons ATGAGTACTCCAAACGGATTTCCGCAGCTCTCAGGGGCGTCTGTGACTCAGAGCACGGAGGGTGGAGCAGTACAGGACCTGCACGCTAAAAAAGCTGGCAAAGCAGCGAAGAAGGAGGCCAGTGGCAATGGGGTGCTTACCTTTGTAGATCCTCCAAGCACCTCATTAAATGAAACCTTAAAGCTTCTACCGGATGAACTCAAAGctaatatgaaaattaaattgatCACTCCAAGGCCTCCTCAGAAACCCCGTCTGGAACGTGCTGCATCTCTGGATGAGAAAagctggaggaggtggaggaagtTTAGAACGAGTCAGGAAAGTCTGACTGATCCCAATGAGACAAGTTCCTCAAATGGTTCTCTGCAGGAAGCATCCCTCAGCCCTCCCATCAGGGGCAGGGCAAGCCCTTGCCATCAGTGCTGCCAGCAGGATTCCTTGCACAGTTTACCAGACGCCTCGGAAGCCAGTCCTGTggggaagagcagaggaggCACCGCCGACCTGGGGAAACGAGCCTCCGAGATCTCCAGTGCCTTTGGTGGGCTCCTGCGGGGGAAACCATTCCCAGGCGGCAAACCCCGGCTGTCCCAAATAATGCCGGCTCGACCTCTGCCGCCCATGGAGCTCAACGTGGCCTCTCACACACTGAGGACAGCTAATAGGATTGACTCAGATTGCATGGattatcaacattattctcagcACAAGTTTGGGAGGGTGAGCAGCAGCTTGAGCGATACCAGGCTACATGGCAACGGGATGGTCTATGATAATTGCTCCACAGACTCCATGAAATCCACGTTCAGCCTGCTCACTCCCATCCGCTCCAAGGATGTTCGAAGCAG AAGCTACTTGGAAGGCAGCCTTCTGGCGAATGGTGCCTTACTGGGAGCAGAAGAACTTAGCAGATATTTCCCTGATCGGAATATTGGAATTTTTGTGGCCACCTGGAACATGCAGGGTCAGAAG gaACTTCCAGTGAATCTGGATGACTTCTTATTACCAACAGATCCTGACTATGCCCAGGACATGTATGTCATTGGGGTTCAAGAAGGCTGTCCAGACAG AAGAGAGTGGGAGATCCGCCTGCAAGAGACGCTGGGCCCCCACTACGTCATGCTCTACTCTGCTGCACACGGGGTGCTCTACATGTCGGTCTTCATTCGGAGGGACCTGATCTGGTTCTGCTCAG aagTGGAGTATGCCACGGTGACAACTCGAATCGTATCACAGATCAAAACCAAGGGAGCTCTGGGAATCTGCTTCACCTTTTTTGGGACCTCCTTTCTCTTCATCACCTCCCACTTCACAT CTGGGGACAGTAAGGTGAACGAGAGGAAACTGGACTACAATAAAACCATTCAAGCCCTTACACTTCCCAAGAACGTTCCGGACACAAACCCGTATCGATCCAGTTCTA GTGATGTCACAACTCGCTTTGATGAAGTGTTCTGGTTTGGTGACTTCAACTTCCGACTCAATAAGGACCGTGAGACCGTGGATGCCATCTTGAGCCAGAACCCAGAAACAAACGTGTCCAAGCTGCTGGCCTATGACCAGCTTATTAGTGAAATGAGTCGGG GGTCTATTTTCAAAGGATTCCAAGAGGCTGACATTAATTTCCATCCTTCCTACAAGTTTGACATAGGGAAGGACAGCTATGACACCACTTCCAAACAAAGGACTCCTTCCTACACG gATCGAGTCGTATACCGCAGTCGGTACCGAGATGACATCCACGCTGTCAAGTACTCCTCTTGTCCTGTGATCAAAACTTCAGACCATCGGCCTGTGTTTGCCTTGTTCCGTGTGAAAGTGAGGCCTGGCAGAGACAA CATTCCACTTGCTGCAGGGCAGTTTGACAGAGAACTCTATTTAATCGGAATAAAAAGGCGGATTACAAGGGAACTTCAGAAACGGCGAGAGCAAAAGGACCAAAAATCCAGCAGCGTATGTAGCGTCTCCTGA